A window of Hevea brasiliensis isolate MT/VB/25A 57/8 chromosome 14, ASM3005281v1, whole genome shotgun sequence contains these coding sequences:
- the LOC110642753 gene encoding feruloyl CoA ortho-hydroxylase F6H1-3, which translates to MAPTMAVSSNDSFDITDFVINKGNGVKGLSDLGIKSLPSQYIQPQEALINIIPQESIPVIDMSNWNEDPKVAESVCEAAEKFGFFQLVNHGVPLEVLDGVKDATHRFFGLPAEEKRKYSKELSSTNSVRFGTSFSPDAEKALEWKDYLSLFYVSEEEASALWPSACRDEVLEYMKRSQILCQKLMSALMQKLNVKEIDETKESLLMGSKRINLNYYPRCPNPQLTVGVGRHSDVSSLTFLLQDEIGGLYVRVNEGKGEKDGWVHVPPIEGSLVINVGDALQILSNGRYKSVEHCVIASGSKNRISIPIFVNPKPNDVIGPLPELIAAGEKPKYKNILYSDYVKHFFRKAHDGKKTVAFAEISS; encoded by the coding sequence ATGGCTCCAACAATGGCAGTATCATCCAACGATTCCTTTGATATTACTGATTTTGTCATAaacaaagggaatggagtgaagGGTCTTTCTGATTTGGGCATCAAAAGCCTTCCTTCCCAATATATTCAACCCCAAGAAGCATTGATCAATATCATCCCACAGGAATCCATTCCCGTCATTGACATGTCTAACTGGAATGAGGATCCTAAAGTCGCTGAATCAGTCTGCGAAGCTGCTGAGAAATTTGGTTTCTTTCAGCTGGTTAACCATGGGGTGCCACTTGAGGTACTCGATGGAGTTAAAGATGCAACCCATCGTTTCTTTGGGTTACCAGCAGAGGAGAAGAGGAAATATTCCAAGGAGCTTTCCTCTACCAACAGCGTCAGGTTTGGAACCAGCTTTAGTCCTGATGCAGAGAAAGCTCTTGAATGGAAGGATTATCTAAGCCTCTTTTATGTCTCTGAGGAGGAGGCTTCTGCATTGTGGCCTAGTGCTTGCAGGGATGAAGTTCTTGAATACATGAAGAGATCCCAAATCCTTTGTCAAAAGCTAATGAGTGCGCTCATGCAGAAGCTGAACGTGAAGGAAATAGACGAAACAAAAGAATCTCTGCTAATGGGATCCAAAAGGATTAACCTCAACTACTATCCCAGATGTCCAAACCCTCAGCTCACTGTTGGGGTAGGCCGCCACTCTGATGTTTCATCCCTCACTTTCCTCCTCCAAGACGAAATCGGTGGACTTTACGTGCGAGTGAACGAAGGCAAAGGGGAAAAAGATGGTTGGGTTCATGTTCCTCCGATTGAAGGATCCCTTGTGATTAATGTTGGAGACGCATTGCAGATACTGAGCAACGGTCGATACAAGAGCGTAGAGCACTGTGTGATTGCAAGTGGGAGCAAGAACAGAATTTCAATCCCCATTTTCGTAAATCCAAAGCCAAATGATGTGATCGGTCCTTTGCCTGAATTGATCGCCGCCGGAGAGAAGCCCAAATATAAGAACATTCTTTACTCTGATTATGTGAAGCATTTCTTCAGGAAGGCTCATGATGGCAAGAAGACTGTAGCTTTTGCTGAGATTTCGTCATAA
- the LOC110652136 gene encoding feruloyl CoA ortho-hydroxylase F6H1-3: MAPTVAESATESFDLTDFVINQGNGVKGLSDLGIKSLPRQYIQPQEALINIIPNESIPVIDMSNWENDPKVAESVCEAAEKFGFFQLLNHGVPLEVLKGVEDATHRFFGLPAAVKRNYSKELSPSNSVRFGTSFSPDSEKALEWKDYLSLFYVSDDEASALWPPECKDECLEYMKKAEILCRKLLNALMERLNVKEIDEKKESLLMGSRRINLNYYPRCPNPQLTVGVGRHSDVSSLTFLLQDEIGGLYVRVNEGKGEEDGWVHVPPIEGSLVINVGDALQILSNGRYKSVEHCVIASGNKNRISIPVFVNPKPSDVIGPLPEVLASGEKPKYKNILYSDYVKHFFRKAHDGKKTVEFAEV; encoded by the exons ATGGCTCCAACAGTAGCAGAATCAGCCACTGAGTCTTTTGATCTCACTGATTTTGTGATCAACCAAGGGAATGGAGTAAAGGGTCTTTCTGATTTGGGCATCAAAAGCCTTCCCAGGCAATATATCCAACCCCAGGAAGCATTGATCAATATAATCCCAAATGAATCTATACCTGTCATTGACATGTCAAACTGGGAAAATGATCCCAAGGTCGCTGAATCTGTCTGTGAAGCTGCAGAGAAATTTGGGTTCTTTCAGCTTCTTAACCATGGTGTGCCTCTTGAGGTGCTTAAGGGTGTTGAGGATGCAACTCATCGTTTCTTTGGGCTACCAGCAGCTGTAAAGAGGAATTACTCCAAGGAGCTTTCTCCTTCTAACAGTGTCAGGTTTGGTACTAGCTTTAGTCCTGATTCTGAGAAGGCTCTTGAATGGAAGGATTACCTTAGCCTCTTCTATGTCTCTGACGATGAGGCTTCTGCATTGTGGCCTCCTGAGTGCAA GGATGAATGCTTGGAATACATGAAGAAAGCAGAAATTCTATGCAGAAAGCTGTTAAATGCACTAATGGAGAGACTCAATGTAAAAGAAATAGATGAAAAAAAAGAATCTCTTTTAATGGGCTCCAGAAGGATCAACCTCAACTACTATCCAAGATGCCCAAACCCTCAACTCACTGTAGGGGTAGGCCGCCATTCCGATGTCTCCTCCCTCACTTTCCTCCTCCAAGACGAAATCGGTGGACTTTACGTGCGAGTAAACGAAGGTAAAGGCGAAGAAGATGGTTGGGTTCATGTTCCTCCCATTGAAGGATCTCTGGTGATCAACGTCGGAGACGCACTGCAGATACTAAGCAATGGTCGATACAAGAGCGTAGAGCATTGTGTGATTGCGAGTGGGAACAAGAACAGAATTTCCATCCCTGTTTTCGTCAATCCAAAGCCAAGTGATGTGATCGGACCGTTGCCGGAAGTTCTTGCCTCCGGAGAGAAGCCTAAATACAAGAACATTTTATACTCTGATTATGTGAAGCATTTCTTCAGGAAGGCTCATGATGGGAAGAAGACTGTGGAGTTTGCTGAGGTGTAA
- the LOC110642752 gene encoding feruloyl CoA ortho-hydroxylase F6H1-3, whose protein sequence is MAPTMAVSSNDSFDITDFVINKGNGVKGLSDLGIKSLPSQYIQPQEALINIIPQESIPVIDMSNWNEDPKVAESVCEAAEKFGFFQLVNHGVPLEVLDGVKDATHRFFGLPAEEKRKYSKELSSTNSVRFGTSFSPDAEKALEWKDYLSLFYVCEEEASALWPSACRDEVLEYMKRSQILCQKLMSALMQKLNVKEIDETKESLLMGSKRINLNYYPRCPNPQLTVGVGRHSDVSSLTFLLQDEIGGLYVRVNEGKGEKDGWVHVPPIEGSLVINVGDALQILSNGRYKSVEHCVIASGSKNRISIPIFVNPKPNDVIGPSPELIAAGEKPKYKNILYSDYVKHFFRKAHDGKKTVAFAEISS, encoded by the coding sequence ATGGCTCCAACAATGGCAGTATCATCCAACGATTCCTTTGATATTACTGATTTTGTCATAaacaaagggaatggagtgaagGGTCTTTCTGATTTGGGCATCAAAAGCCTTCCTTCCCAATATATTCAACCCCAAGAAGCATTGATCAATATCATCCCACAGGAATCCATTCCCGTCATTGACATGTCTAACTGGAATGAGGATCCTAAAGTCGCTGAATCAGTCTGCGAAGCTGCTGAGAAATTTGGTTTCTTTCAGCTGGTTAACCATGGGGTGCCACTTGAGGTACTCGATGGAGTTAAAGATGCAACCCATCGTTTCTTTGGGTTACCAGCAGAGGAGAAGAGGAAGTATTCCAAGGAGCTTTCCTCTACCAACAGCGTCAGGTTTGGAACCAGCTTTAGTCCTGATGCAGAGAAAGCTCTTGAATGGAAGGATTATCTAAGCCTCTTTTATGTCTGTGAGGAGGAGGCTTCTGCATTGTGGCCTAGTGCTTGCAGGGATGAAGTTCTTGAATACATGAAGAGATCCCAAATCCTTTGTCAAAAGCTAATGAGTGCGCTCATGCAGAAGCTGAACGTGAAGGAAATAGACGAAACAAAAGAATCTCTGCTAATGGGATCCAAAAGGATTAACCTCAACTACTATCCCAGATGTCCAAACCCTCAGCTCACTGTTGGGGTAGGCCGCCACTCTGATGTTTCATCCCTCACTTTCCTCCTCCAAGACGAAATCGGTGGACTTTACGTGCGAGTGAACGAAGGCAAAGGGGAAAAAGATGGTTGGGTTCATGTTCCTCCGATTGAAGGATCCCTTGTGATTAATGTTGGAGACGCATTGCAGATACTGAGCAACGGTCGATACAAGAGCGTAGAGCACTGTGTGATTGCAAGTGGGAGCAAGAACAGAATTTCAATCCCCATTTTCGTAAATCCAAAGCCAAATGATGTGATCGGTCCTTCGCCTGAATTGATCGCCGCCGGAGAGAAGCCCAAATATAAGAACATTCTCTACTCTGATTATGTGAAGCATTTCTTCAGGAAGGCTCATGATGGCAAGAAGACTGTAGCTTTTGCTGAGATTTCGTCATAA